GGGAATGTCGAGGATGTAGTTCTCTTTTCGACGAATCTTCTCCACCTTGCGGGCGTCGATGTCGAAACCGAGGGTTGGGAACCCTTTCTCCGCGTACTCGACGGCGAGGGGCAGGCCAACGTATCCCAGCCCAATCACCCCGATCTTGGCCTCTTTCCGGCGGATCTTCTCGTCCAGCGGTCTACCTTGGTCGTGCATCCGACGCTCCCCGTGGCTTTAGAGGTCCCTTTGGTAGTGCTTCCTGTAGTACTCGAGATATTCTCCGCTCTTGAGTGGCTCCCACCACCAGCGGTTCTGTCTATACCAGTCTATCGTGTAGTCCATCGCCTCTTCGAAGGTCCGGCTTGGCTTCCAGCCCAGAGCCCGGATCTTGCTCCAGTCAAGGGAGTACCGACGGTCATGCCCGGGACGGTCTTTCACAAAGACCATCAGGGAGCGAGGCTTTCCGAGACGGTCTAAGATAAACTCCGTGATTTCGAGATTGGTCTTCTCGTTGCCCGCGCCGATGTTGTACACCTCGCCATCCTTTCCCTCGCGCATCACCACATCGATGGCGCGGCAGTGGTCCTCCACGTAGATCCAATCGCGCACATTCAGGCCGTCGCCGTAGATTGGCAGCTCCTTGTCGTCGAGGGCGTTCGTAATGAAGAGGGGGATCAGCTTTTCGGGGTATTGGTAGGGGCCGAAGTTGTTGGAGCAACGGGTGATGACCACGGGCAAGCCGTAGGTCACAAAGTACGAGTAGGCCAGGCGATCCCCTCCGGCCTTGGACGCTGAGTAAGGGCTGGATGGCATGAGGGCATCGGTCTCCTTGAACGAGCCGGACTCGATACTGCCGTAGACCTCGTCGGTGGAGATCTGCACGAACTTCTTTACGCGGTGCTTCTTGGCCGCCTCCAGCAGGACGTACACCCCGAGCACGTCCGTGCGGATGAAATCGCCCGGTGACCCGATGGAGCGATCCACGTGGCTCTCGGCGGCAAAGTTCACCACGATGTCCACCCCGGACATGACTTCATCCACCAGGCGCTCATCGCAGATGTCGCCACGGACGAAGCGGTAATTGGGCCGGTCGCTCACGTCTTTCAGGTTGTTCAGATTGCCTGCGTAGGTGAGCTTGTCGAGATTGATGACCTCGCATTCCGGATACCGGGCCATCAGGTATCGGATGAAATTGCTGCCGATGAACCCCGCCCCCCCGGTGATCAAGAACCTCTCCATCGCCGCTTCTCCCTATTCACAACTCGGCCGATGCCCGTCCAATAGATGCTCAACCCATCTTGATCTCCCAGCTATAGGGGATTTCCGGCGTGTCGTAGGGCAAGCGATACTCGTCGGGATTCTCGTAATCGTACTTTTCACTCACGGTATTGATGACGATCGCCTCTTTCTGGCCGATGCACTTCCAGCCGTGGTAAACGCCGGCCGGCACATGGATTAACATCGGGTTGTGCTCGCCAATGAAAAACTCGTTCAGCTCGCCCTTGGTCGGCGAATCCTCCCGAGGGTCGTAGAGCACGACTTTCAGCATACCGTGCACCACGGTAAAATTGTCCTCCTGCCTCTTGTGGTAATGCCACGCCTTGATCACCCCTGGGTAGGTGGTGGTCATGTAGACTTGACCGAAGCGGCTGAATTCCGGGTCGTCCTCCCGCAGGATCTCCATGAGTCGACCCCGCTCATCCGGAATCACGCGCAGCTTCTTGACTCGCACTCCGTGGATCATCCGCGGCCTCCAGATCGTCGGCGAAGTTACGCAACAGGCTCAGCAAAGACAAAGAGTTTCTCGATCCCTACGGCGATTGTGCCCAGATGGTAATCTCCTCGCCGGGCTTCACTTCGAGCTCCACGAGGCGACCCTCGCGCACCACCGGGGCTTTGCGGCCCCCGCTTCGCAGCATTATGCTTGCGTGCCCACGCTTCCAATTATCGGGAAGACCGACGCGTATGGTGAGGGGCACAGGAGCCAAGGCCCGCGTCGCTTTGGGCAGCGACACCCAGAGCGCGCTGCGCCCCTTGCTGACCCTCACCTCCGGAGACAGATTATCGCGCTCCCAGACATAGCTTGCGATCTCGCCTTGGGTGGCTACCCAGAGCGAATCGGAACGCGCCGTCAGGAGATCAAGGAAACCCTCGAAGAAAGCCATAGGCGCCGTATTCGGGTCGCTGGGAGACGGATCCTTGGTGAGCGAATGCCAGAACACAATCAGCCACCCACCGGAGGAGACCGTAGCGTCGATTACCCCCCTCAGAAGCTCCAGATCGTAGGGGGGACATATCCAGAATCCCTTCAGGCAATTCAGCGTTTGCGGATCCACAGGTCGGAGATGGATCGCTCGCTCGTCCCGGAAGCGCTGCGCCCTCTGGCTCAAATGGTAACGCGCCACGATCGGGATGAGCTCGTCCGTATAATCGGCATACGGATAGGCAAAACTGAGCACTTCTTCCAGGCCCCGAATGTTGGCCTTCAACTGGTCCACGGCACGCTGGACTTCCAACTCCACCTCCGCCGGCGGGATAGCCGGGAGCCGCGCATGGGAATAGGTGTGGGAGGCAATTTCGTGTCCTGCCTCGTGCAGCCCGTTCCAGGGGGCCCAGTCCCGAATCCCTTTGGTGTCGAGGTTGAAGGTGCCGAAAAAGCCCCTCGCTTCCATGGCTGGCGCCGCCAGCTCCCAATGGGAACGCCGCGCGTCGTCGAACGAGAGGGTCACGGCGGCCTTCTTATCGAACCTCCAGTAGCAGACGGTTGCCTCGGGCCGGTATTCTTCCTCTACGGGGATGGTCTGACTTGGCACCACGGGGTTGCGCGTACAGGTAATTGCCCACATCCATGGGAGTAACCACAGAGCTTTTTGCATGGACCAAGATCCTCCTGCCGCGGATCCGCACTGCCCGGGGCGCTTCGGGAAGGTTCAACCCTCATCCAGCTGATGGATGTGCACCTCCCCGCTCTCCGTATCCCACACGGCCACCGTCCTTCGCCCCGTCAGCCATCCCCCGCACTCACCCGGGTTAATGACAAGGGTTCTGCCGCTGCGGGTGACTTCCGCTTTATGGGTGTGGCCGTAGATGATCGCGTCGAATTGCTGGCTTGCCTTTAGAGCCTCCAGGTTGTGGGGCTCATGAAGCAGCAACACGGCTTTCCTATCGACTTCGAACTGGTGGGGCGGAGAAAAGATCTTGCCTGCGAACACCCTTGCCAGGCCCAACCGCTCTCCATCGTTGTTTCCGAAGACCATCACCAATGGGCATTCGAGCTCGTTCAACACACCCTGCACAAAAGGCGCCACCAGATCGCCCGCGTGCACCACAAGGCCCACGGATTCCCGTCGGAACACTTCGACCGCCTTTCGCAGGGCATGGAGATTGTCGTGCGAGTCCGCCAAGATCCCGACTTTCATGTCGTCTCACCTCCTCCGCCAGAGCGTAGGGAGGAACAGAGGCCAGTCCACCGCAGGGTCCGGGAGGAAAATGGGGCCGTCCTCTTCGTTTCCCAGGGAGATCGTCTTTCTTGTCCAGGCCAGAAACGCTGTGAGGGCGCACAGGACAGCGTCCATCACGTGGTGAGAAGGGATGGGGCAAGGTTCCCACCGGATTCCGAGGCGCTGCAATCGCTCGAGCTCCGCGAGGCGGGCCTCTCTGCGCTGCTTCCGACCGACCTGGCCACCCCAGAGAACCTTCCTTGTCCCATACGGATAGACCTCGATCACGCTGAATCCCGCTTGCCGGAGACGTTCACCCAAACGCAGCGAACGCTCGACCCATGTGCGGGCGAAGCTCCGAGGCACGGTGAAAAAGCAACCGATCCCCCGGCGTGCCAGCTCCACTTCCGACGACCGGCGAGGCCGGTCGCCCTCCGAATGGGGAGAGAAGAAACGTTCCGGACTTTCCCCGCCCGGAAGACGGAGCGGACCGTCCACCCCGACCAGGAGAACTTCTCCAAGGTCACGCAGCCAGCGCACGATCGCCGCATCTTCGTACAAAGCCACCACGTGGTCTACGCACCCATCCTCTCGGAGGCAGGCGCAATGGGTAGCAACCTCCTCCCGAGACGAAGGATCGATCCCTACAAAATAGCTCATCCGCCGGCTGGACCCGTGCTGCGAGACCTGGACGCCCTTCACAGTTCAAAGTTACGCAAGCTTGTCCTTACGGGCAAGGCCCAGCTGGTCAGAGGGGTCCGCGTGGCCCAGCGATGGCCAGCCCTGCCATCCGCTACGGTCCCGACTTGCAGCGCCTCAGCGGAAGGGCCGGGGCGAAAAGCCACAGCCCCAGAAACGCCTTGTTTCCTTGTGTTCCCTCAGTAAATTAGCGATCCGTGGAAATGAGGCCACGGCGCTCAGTCCTCGGTAGGAGGCAGGGACGCGACCGGGATATGAGGAGGACGCGATCGCTGTCTCCAAAGCGGGAGGGCGGTTCCTTTCGTCCGTATCGGCCGAAGCCAAGGCTGCGCAATATCAGGGTCGGTATCACTTGCTGGGAGAGAAGGCAATGGTGAACGTCGCACTGGTGGGTTATGGGTACTGGGGCCCTAACGTGGCCAGGAACCTGCACGAGCTCCCCAACTGTCGCTTTCAGGTGTGCTGCGATCTGGATCCAGCTCGTCTGGCGCTGGCGCAGGCCCGCTTCCCGCAGATTCGGGTCACGAGTCAGTATTCCGACGTCTTGAGCGACGAGGGGATCGAAGCGGTGGTGATCGCCACTCCGGCACGAAGCCACTTTGCCCTGGCCAAGGCGGCCCTCCTGGCCGGGAAGCACGTCCTTGTCGAGAAGCCCCTGGCCATGAGCAGCCAGGAGGCGGAGGAGCTCATTGCGCTGGCCGATGCACAGAAACGGGTTCTGATGGTGGGCCACACCTTCGAGTACAACCCGGCCGTGCTGAAGATCAAGGAGCTGCTGTCCGAAAACCAGCTGGGCGACATCTACTACGCCTACTCCACCCGAGTAAACCTCGGCCGTGTGCAGCGCGATCTGAACGCCCTGTGGAGCATTGCCCCGCACGACATCTCCATCCTCCTCTTTCTGTTCGAGCAGTTGCCTTCGGAGGTCAGTGCACGGGGATCCTCCCACCTCGACCGCTCCATTGAAGACGTGGTGTTCGTCGACTTCCTTTTCCCGAGCGGCATCACGGCCCACATTCACGTGAGCTGGCTGGACCCCAGCAAGGTGCGACGGATGACCATCGTCGGCAGCAAGAAGATGGTGGTCTACGACGACCTGGAGACCGAGGGCAAGGTGAAAGTCTACGATAAGGGCGTGCTCAAGGTGGGGGATGGGCAGATTTTCGGCGAATTCCAGTACCGACTCCATTCCGGCGACATCTACATTCCCAAGATCGACCTGTCGGAGCCGCTCCGTAATGAGTGCGCTCACTTCCTCGAATGCATTGAGCAGAGGAAATCCCCCCGCACAGACGGTCAATCAGGGCTGCGAGTGATCCGCGTTCTTGAAGCGGCACAGGAATCTTTGCGCAGAAGGGGGGCTCCCGTTCAGCTCCAGTGAGTGCCCGAGGATCCTTCACGCAGGAGGTGGACATGACGTACAGGCTCTATCCGAATGTCGTCCTGGGTCGCGATGTGAAGCTCGGGGAT
The sequence above is drawn from the candidate division KSB1 bacterium genome and encodes:
- a CDS encoding polysaccharide deacetylase family protein — its product is MQKALWLLPWMWAITCTRNPVVPSQTIPVEEEYRPEATVCYWRFDKKAAVTLSFDDARRSHWELAAPAMEARGFFGTFNLDTKGIRDWAPWNGLHEAGHEIASHTYSHARLPAIPPAEVELEVQRAVDQLKANIRGLEEVLSFAYPYADYTDELIPIVARYHLSQRAQRFRDERAIHLRPVDPQTLNCLKGFWICPPYDLELLRGVIDATVSSGGWLIVFWHSLTKDPSPSDPNTAPMAFFEGFLDLLTARSDSLWVATQGEIASYVWERDNLSPEVRVSKGRSALWVSLPKATRALAPVPLTIRVGLPDNWKRGHASIMLRSGGRKAPVVREGRLVELEVKPGEEITIWAQSP
- a CDS encoding DUF429 domain-containing protein; protein product: MSYFVGIDPSSREEVATHCACLREDGCVDHVVALYEDAAIVRWLRDLGEVLLVGVDGPLRLPGGESPERFFSPHSEGDRPRRSSEVELARRGIGCFFTVPRSFARTWVERSLRLGERLRQAGFSVIEVYPYGTRKVLWGGQVGRKQRREARLAELERLQRLGIRWEPCPIPSHHVMDAVLCALTAFLAWTRKTISLGNEEDGPIFLPDPAVDWPLFLPTLWRRR
- the rfbB gene encoding dTDP-glucose 4,6-dehydratase, with translation MERFLITGGAGFIGSNFIRYLMARYPECEVINLDKLTYAGNLNNLKDVSDRPNYRFVRGDICDERLVDEVMSGVDIVVNFAAESHVDRSIGSPGDFIRTDVLGVYVLLEAAKKHRVKKFVQISTDEVYGSIESGSFKETDALMPSSPYSASKAGGDRLAYSYFVTYGLPVVITRCSNNFGPYQYPEKLIPLFITNALDDKELPIYGDGLNVRDWIYVEDHCRAIDVVMREGKDGEVYNIGAGNEKTNLEITEFILDRLGKPRSLMVFVKDRPGHDRRYSLDWSKIRALGWKPSRTFEEAMDYTIDWYRQNRWWWEPLKSGEYLEYYRKHYQRDL
- a CDS encoding dTDP-4-dehydrorhamnose 3,5-epimerase family protein produces the protein MIHGVRVKKLRVIPDERGRLMEILREDDPEFSRFGQVYMTTTYPGVIKAWHYHKRQEDNFTVVHGMLKVVLYDPREDSPTKGELNEFFIGEHNPMLIHVPAGVYHGWKCIGQKEAIVINTVSEKYDYENPDEYRLPYDTPEIPYSWEIKMG
- a CDS encoding Gfo/Idh/MocA family oxidoreductase, whose product is MVNVALVGYGYWGPNVARNLHELPNCRFQVCCDLDPARLALAQARFPQIRVTSQYSDVLSDEGIEAVVIATPARSHFALAKAALLAGKHVLVEKPLAMSSQEAEELIALADAQKRVLMVGHTFEYNPAVLKIKELLSENQLGDIYYAYSTRVNLGRVQRDLNALWSIAPHDISILLFLFEQLPSEVSARGSSHLDRSIEDVVFVDFLFPSGITAHIHVSWLDPSKVRRMTIVGSKKMVVYDDLETEGKVKVYDKGVLKVGDGQIFGEFQYRLHSGDIYIPKIDLSEPLRNECAHFLECIEQRKSPRTDGQSGLRVIRVLEAAQESLRRRGAPVQLQ
- a CDS encoding metallophosphoesterase; translated protein: MKVGILADSHDNLHALRKAVEVFRRESVGLVVHAGDLVAPFVQGVLNELECPLVMVFGNNDGERLGLARVFAGKIFSPPHQFEVDRKAVLLLHEPHNLEALKASQQFDAIIYGHTHKAEVTRSGRTLVINPGECGGWLTGRRTVAVWDTESGEVHIHQLDEG